Proteins from one Natrinema salinisoli genomic window:
- a CDS encoding HemK2/MTQ2 family protein methyltransferase has protein sequence MGLEERRDREPDVYQPAEDSELLAEAACERLAESELVLEVGTGSGYVAGRIADETSARVIASDLNPHAVRQARREGVETVRADLVSPFRDETFDAVVFNPPYLPTDPENEWDDWMEHALSGGEDGRAVIDPFLEHVGRVLAPDGVVYLLVSSLTGVDGVVERAGEAGFSAVAVADESFPFETLTVLELLR, from the coding sequence ATGGGGCTCGAGGAGCGCCGCGATCGGGAACCGGACGTCTACCAGCCCGCGGAGGACTCGGAGCTGCTCGCCGAGGCGGCCTGCGAACGACTCGCGGAGAGCGAACTCGTCCTCGAGGTCGGAACCGGCTCCGGCTACGTCGCCGGACGGATCGCCGACGAGACGAGCGCTCGCGTGATCGCGTCGGATCTCAACCCACACGCCGTGCGACAGGCCCGTAGGGAGGGGGTCGAGACGGTGCGGGCGGATCTCGTCTCGCCGTTTCGGGACGAGACGTTCGATGCCGTCGTGTTCAATCCTCCCTACCTGCCGACCGACCCCGAGAACGAGTGGGACGACTGGATGGAACACGCCCTGTCTGGCGGCGAGGACGGCCGGGCCGTCATCGATCCCTTCCTCGAACACGTCGGCCGCGTCCTCGCTCCCGATGGGGTCGTCTACCTGCTCGTCAGCAGCCTCACCGGGGTCGACGGGGTCGTCGAGCGGGCCGGCGAGGCCGGCTTCAGTGCGGTCGCCGTCGCCGACGAGTCGTTCCCGTTCGAGACGCTGACGGTGCTCGAGTTGCTCCGGTAG
- a CDS encoding mechanosensitive ion channel family protein, whose amino-acid sequence MTGLLTGPDWLSELFPTTPLKLAVSVVAVGLVIAVLVSYRRHHTWLADRTRPMYADVLSMTLLIGSCLVSLVVVTGVWGRTNEIQQLFAGLNLSTETVPRAVFSFVLLVATVIVSRFVRRIIEEVMNSAAAVTEHQRQVTHRLSQVTIWSASLVIILGIWIEDLGSLLVGAGFLGIVLGMAARQTLGTMLSGFVLMFARPFEIGDWIEVDDNEGIVTDISIVNTRIRSFDGEYIMIPNDVIASSMVTNRSKRGRLRLEIEVGVDYGTDVDRAAELAAEAVEDVEEAMTAPSPQVVGKSFGDSEVVLGVRFWIDKPSARRYWKARTAAIDAVKRAFEDEDVKIPFPQRELSGRAETDGLRIADEDRHPPSDERDSRGTEHRMTSPEDT is encoded by the coding sequence ATGACCGGACTACTGACTGGGCCCGATTGGTTGTCGGAGCTGTTTCCGACGACCCCCCTCAAACTGGCGGTGTCGGTCGTAGCGGTCGGACTCGTCATCGCCGTGCTGGTCTCCTATCGGCGGCACCACACGTGGCTGGCCGACCGGACGAGGCCGATGTACGCCGACGTGCTTTCGATGACGCTGCTCATCGGAAGCTGTCTGGTGAGCCTCGTCGTCGTGACGGGCGTGTGGGGTCGGACGAACGAGATTCAGCAACTCTTTGCCGGTCTCAATCTCAGTACCGAAACCGTTCCCCGTGCCGTGTTTTCCTTCGTCCTGCTCGTCGCGACCGTCATCGTCTCGCGGTTCGTCCGACGGATCATCGAGGAGGTGATGAACTCGGCGGCGGCCGTCACGGAACATCAGCGACAGGTCACGCATCGGCTCTCGCAGGTGACCATCTGGTCCGCTTCGCTCGTCATCATCCTGGGGATCTGGATCGAGGACCTCGGCAGTCTGCTCGTCGGGGCCGGGTTCCTCGGGATCGTTCTCGGGATGGCCGCCCGGCAGACCCTCGGAACGATGCTGTCCGGATTCGTCCTGATGTTCGCACGCCCCTTCGAGATCGGCGACTGGATCGAGGTCGACGACAACGAGGGGATCGTCACCGACATCTCGATCGTCAACACCCGCATCCGGTCGTTCGACGGCGAGTACATCATGATCCCCAACGACGTCATCGCCTCGAGCATGGTAACCAACCGCTCGAAGCGCGGCCGGCTACGACTCGAGATCGAGGTCGGCGTCGACTACGGCACCGACGTCGACCGAGCGGCAGAGCTCGCGGCGGAAGCGGTCGAAGACGTCGAGGAGGCGATGACCGCACCGTCGCCGCAGGTCGTCGGCAAGTCCTTCGGCGACTCGGAGGTGGTGCTGGGGGTCCGGTTCTGGATCGACAAGCCGAGTGCCAGACGCTATTGGAAGGCCAGAACCGCCGCTATCGACGCCGTCAAGCGCGCGTTCGAGGACGAGGACGTCAAGATTCCGTTCCCGCAGCGCGAACTCTCCGGCCGTGCGGAAACCGACGGCCTCCGGATCGCCGACGAGGACCGACACCCGCCGTCGGACGAGCGAGACAGTCGCGGGACGGAACACCGCATGACGTCACCGGAGGACACGTAG
- a CDS encoding PQQ-binding-like beta-propeller repeat protein has product MPSTRRTLLTTVGATGGSVAFAGCSLLSRVRGPDDPPPSGVDELPDPGNSARGANGEWSTFGCNAANTREVADGQAPVDGVTERWRVEVAQLTYQAPVVAGGRVYQPDVDTLRVLDAAEGTELWTDESVERAPLIWNDVAYVSTGDAIRALEADTGEQLWEREFETPGAVTAPATRAGEQLICGAGERVVALDPDDGTVRWDREVFGQIQDHPAVFKAHWFVITTRAGMVYLLDRDGMGGRRWQLPAEPTAPPSADTDSVYVNCRDGTTYALMDDGLSDPTRNWTADTGWADRGIAVADGLVLVANGQGLHAVDTESGDRHWKHGIGDWRHTAPAYGRDTVFVGGDRLHAVDPTPGDSPGGGPAVRFEREFAGRVGPGPVLDDGTIYVVAQVDDETYALLALE; this is encoded by the coding sequence ATGCCCTCCACCCGCCGAACCCTGCTGACGACCGTCGGTGCGACCGGTGGGAGCGTCGCATTCGCCGGTTGTTCGCTGCTCTCGCGAGTCAGGGGCCCCGACGACCCGCCGCCGTCCGGTGTCGACGAGCTACCGGATCCCGGGAATAGCGCCCGCGGTGCGAACGGCGAATGGTCGACGTTCGGTTGTAATGCGGCCAACACCCGCGAGGTTGCTGACGGTCAAGCACCGGTCGATGGCGTCACCGAGCGCTGGCGCGTGGAAGTCGCACAACTCACCTATCAGGCACCCGTCGTCGCCGGCGGACGCGTCTATCAACCCGACGTGGACACGCTTCGGGTCCTCGACGCCGCCGAGGGGACGGAACTCTGGACGGATGAGAGCGTCGAGAGGGCGCCGCTGATCTGGAACGACGTCGCCTACGTTTCGACCGGGGATGCGATTCGCGCGCTCGAGGCCGACACGGGCGAGCAACTTTGGGAACGGGAATTCGAGACGCCCGGTGCGGTAACGGCGCCGGCGACGCGCGCCGGTGAGCAACTCATCTGTGGCGCAGGGGAACGAGTCGTCGCACTCGATCCCGACGACGGGACGGTTCGGTGGGACCGCGAGGTCTTCGGACAGATACAGGACCATCCAGCCGTCTTCAAGGCCCACTGGTTCGTCATCACCACTCGAGCCGGGATGGTGTATCTGCTGGACAGGGACGGAATGGGTGGACGACGGTGGCAACTACCCGCCGAGCCGACGGCGCCGCCCAGCGCGGACACCGACTCGGTCTACGTCAACTGCAGAGACGGAACCACGTACGCGCTGATGGACGACGGGTTATCGGACCCGACTCGGAACTGGACGGCCGATACCGGCTGGGCCGACCGCGGCATTGCCGTGGCCGACGGTCTCGTTCTCGTCGCGAACGGGCAGGGGCTTCACGCCGTCGATACCGAATCCGGTGATCGACACTGGAAACACGGCATCGGCGATTGGCGACACACTGCGCCGGCGTACGGTCGCGACACCGTCTTCGTCGGCGGCGACCGTCTTCACGCAGTGGACCCGACGCCTGGAGACAGTCCGGGCGGCGGCCCTGCAGTCCGGTTCGAGCGAGAGTTCGCGGGCCGCGTCGGCCCCGGTCCGGTCCTCGACGACGGCACGATCTACGTCGTGGCGCAGGTCGATGACGAGACGTACGCCCTGCTGGCACTGGAGTGA
- a CDS encoding glycoside hydrolase family 3 protein, producing the protein MKTTGVATAASTIGVGTNTAAAEGDADDIGGLIGEMSLEQKVGQMTQVAIDDLGDGFGPDTEFNDHDDVDTLGELFTDLHVGSVLNGGASGPTWDGEEFVAGLNRLQEYAVTNTDHGIPFLWGGDALHGNTLLDGCTSFPQRLNMGATRDVELVEAAATHTGNEIAAMGGHWIFGPTVDVLRDMRWGRYFEGHSEDSMLLGELGRARARGFQRSDRVAATVKHFAGYGTPNTGKDRAHARTSMRDLRTRQLPAYARALEEAETVMVNSGAVNGKPAHASQWLLTQVLRERYGFDGVVLTDWDDFERMLSNHEYLPDTEAGWREAVRQGLEAGIDMHMCGGETPPTKFIETTIDLVESGEIPEERIDESVRRILELKRDLGLFEQPTVPEDEIGDLVGGAQEVSERLAKESLVLLANEGDALPLEGPESLLLTGPGIEAGTENRFLMQHGGWTLGWQGIEDGDLTEEGPRPRQNTIADELSDRLDERFTHVPTEFEAAPYTSIYENFDNGFFDVTDEQEAAVVDAAGTADAVVVVLGEGPHNEGFGDRDKMGFPKAQRELVALVDGETADDVPIIGVILAGSPRGTADTFDHLDAILFAGQPGSDTGVAVTDALFGDYNPSGRLPFTWESNVGHVPLFYDDYPPRQSVGAADGMIQYEFGHGLSYTEWEYSGLSLSTNSIRNPASTATVTATVGVENVGDRAGEHIVEVYNTEFYGSVLQPHRRLMGFERVALEPGESATVDVELDLATLEVVPGDVPGDRAKVVEAGEYELSVGDETTTLTVENEASITDPEPVPGRYDIDGDGEEDFEDVMALYRRLKRRKRRGKRGRGRERDRGHPGR; encoded by the coding sequence ATGAAAACGACCGGTGTGGCGACCGCAGCGTCCACGATTGGCGTCGGAACGAATACAGCCGCTGCCGAGGGCGATGCCGACGACATCGGCGGTCTAATCGGCGAGATGAGCCTCGAGCAGAAGGTCGGCCAGATGACGCAGGTAGCGATCGACGACCTCGGCGACGGGTTCGGTCCCGACACCGAGTTCAACGATCACGACGACGTCGACACGCTCGGCGAGCTGTTTACCGATCTCCACGTCGGATCGGTCCTCAACGGCGGCGCGTCCGGCCCGACGTGGGACGGGGAGGAGTTCGTCGCGGGACTCAACCGCCTTCAGGAGTACGCCGTGACGAACACCGATCACGGGATCCCCTTCCTCTGGGGCGGGGACGCCCTCCACGGAAACACCTTGCTGGACGGCTGCACGAGCTTCCCCCAGCGGCTCAACATGGGAGCGACCCGCGACGTCGAACTCGTCGAGGCGGCGGCGACACACACCGGAAACGAAATCGCGGCGATGGGCGGCCACTGGATCTTCGGTCCGACGGTCGACGTGCTCCGCGACATGCGCTGGGGGCGGTACTTCGAGGGCCACAGCGAGGACTCGATGCTGCTGGGCGAACTGGGGCGAGCGCGAGCGCGCGGGTTCCAGCGAAGCGATCGCGTCGCCGCGACGGTCAAACACTTCGCCGGCTACGGAACGCCCAATACCGGCAAGGATCGCGCACACGCTCGGACATCGATGCGGGATCTCCGCACACGTCAACTCCCGGCCTACGCGCGAGCGCTCGAGGAGGCAGAGACAGTGATGGTCAACAGCGGGGCCGTCAACGGCAAGCCCGCCCACGCCTCGCAGTGGCTGCTGACGCAGGTGCTGCGGGAGCGGTACGGGTTCGACGGCGTCGTCCTGACCGACTGGGACGACTTCGAACGGATGCTCTCGAACCACGAGTACCTGCCCGATACGGAGGCGGGCTGGCGCGAGGCGGTCAGGCAGGGACTCGAGGCCGGGATCGACATGCACATGTGTGGCGGGGAGACGCCGCCGACGAAGTTCATCGAGACGACGATCGATCTCGTCGAAAGCGGTGAAATCCCCGAAGAGCGAATCGACGAATCGGTCCGTCGGATCCTCGAACTGAAGCGCGACCTCGGTCTGTTCGAGCAGCCGACGGTCCCGGAGGACGAGATCGGCGACCTCGTCGGCGGTGCGCAGGAGGTCTCCGAGCGACTCGCCAAGGAGTCGCTGGTTCTGCTGGCGAACGAGGGCGACGCGCTCCCGCTCGAGGGTCCCGAATCATTGCTGTTGACCGGGCCGGGGATCGAGGCGGGAACGGAGAACCGGTTCCTGATGCAACACGGGGGCTGGACGCTCGGCTGGCAGGGGATCGAGGACGGAGACCTGACCGAGGAGGGGCCGCGGCCGCGACAGAACACCATCGCGGACGAGCTCTCCGACCGGCTCGACGAGCGGTTCACGCACGTCCCGACCGAGTTCGAGGCCGCACCCTACACAAGTATCTACGAGAACTTCGACAACGGGTTCTTCGACGTGACCGACGAACAGGAGGCGGCGGTCGTCGACGCCGCCGGGACGGCCGACGCCGTCGTCGTCGTTCTCGGCGAAGGGCCCCACAACGAGGGATTCGGGGACCGCGATAAGATGGGCTTCCCGAAGGCGCAGCGAGAACTCGTGGCGCTGGTCGACGGGGAAACCGCGGACGACGTTCCCATCATCGGCGTGATCCTCGCCGGCAGCCCGCGCGGAACCGCTGACACGTTCGATCATCTCGACGCGATCCTGTTCGCTGGTCAGCCCGGCAGCGATACCGGCGTCGCGGTAACCGACGCGCTCTTTGGCGACTACAATCCCTCGGGGCGGCTCCCGTTCACCTGGGAGTCGAACGTCGGTCACGTGCCGCTGTTCTACGACGACTATCCGCCGCGCCAATCCGTCGGCGCGGCCGACGGCATGATCCAGTACGAGTTCGGACACGGCCTCTCGTACACAGAGTGGGAGTACTCGGGGCTCTCGCTGTCGACGAACTCGATCAGAAACCCCGCGTCGACCGCGACCGTCACGGCGACCGTCGGCGTCGAGAACGTCGGCGATCGGGCCGGCGAGCACATCGTGGAGGTATACAACACCGAGTTCTACGGGTCCGTCCTGCAGCCCCACCGTCGGCTGATGGGGTTCGAGCGAGTCGCCCTCGAGCCGGGCGAGTCCGCGACCGTCGATGTCGAACTCGACCTCGCGACGCTCGAGGTCGTCCCCGGCGACGTGCCCGGTGACAGAGCGAAGGTCGTCGAAGCCGGCGAGTACGAACTCTCGGTCGGCGACGAGACGACGACGCTGACCGTCGAGAACGAGGCGTCGATCACGGACCCCGAACCGGTACCCGGCCGGTACGACATCGACGGCGACGGCGAAGAGGACTTCGAGGACGTGATGGCCCTCTACCGGCGACTCAAGCGCCGGAAGCGACGAGGGAAACGCGGGCGCGGGCGAGAACGGGATCGGGGCCATCCAGGCCGTTAA
- a CDS encoding methionine synthase, whose product MSNENKDQFRRPDHESDHFLLTTVVGSYPKPKWLNRAKELYQDDDHGFDEDDYQEAKDDAARLITNEHERAGLDVVVDGEMRRNEMVEFFAHRIEGYEFNGPVKVWGHNYFDKPSVVSEVEYDESWLVDEYEFTAEASDRPVKVPITGPYTLANWSFNEAYDDDDELTLELADLVNEEIEKLVDAGARYIQIDEPALATTPDDHAIVGEALEHIVADIPDDVRIGLHVCYGDYSRIYPEILEFPVDEFDLELANGDYDQLDVFKDPEFSKDLALGVCDAHVAEVESVEQIEENIKKGLEVVPPEQLVVSPDCGVKLLPREVAYGKMANMVQAARNVEADLDAGEIDVERGAPTPADD is encoded by the coding sequence ATGAGCAACGAAAACAAAGACCAGTTCCGACGGCCCGATCACGAGTCCGACCACTTCCTGCTGACGACCGTCGTCGGCTCCTACCCCAAGCCCAAGTGGCTCAACCGCGCGAAGGAGCTCTACCAGGACGACGATCACGGCTTCGACGAGGACGATTATCAGGAGGCCAAAGACGACGCGGCGCGGCTCATCACGAACGAACACGAGCGCGCCGGCCTCGACGTCGTCGTCGACGGCGAGATGCGGCGCAACGAGATGGTCGAGTTCTTCGCCCACCGCATCGAGGGCTACGAGTTCAACGGCCCCGTCAAGGTCTGGGGACACAACTACTTCGACAAGCCCAGCGTCGTGAGCGAGGTCGAGTACGACGAAAGCTGGCTCGTCGACGAGTACGAGTTCACCGCCGAAGCGAGCGATCGTCCGGTCAAGGTCCCCATCACGGGCCCCTACACCCTCGCGAACTGGTCGTTCAACGAGGCCTACGATGACGACGACGAGCTCACCTTAGAGCTCGCCGACCTCGTCAACGAGGAGATCGAGAAGCTCGTCGACGCCGGCGCTCGCTACATCCAGATCGACGAGCCCGCGCTCGCGACCACGCCCGACGACCACGCCATCGTCGGCGAGGCGCTCGAGCACATCGTCGCCGACATTCCCGACGACGTCCGCATCGGCCTCCACGTCTGTTACGGCGACTACTCGCGTATCTACCCCGAGATCCTCGAGTTCCCGGTCGACGAGTTCGACCTCGAACTCGCGAACGGCGACTACGACCAGCTCGACGTGTTCAAAGACCCCGAGTTCAGCAAGGACCTCGCCCTCGGCGTCTGCGACGCCCACGTCGCCGAGGTCGAGTCCGTCGAGCAGATCGAGGAGAACATCAAGAAGGGCCTCGAGGTCGTCCCGCCGGAACAGCTCGTCGTCTCGCCGGACTGCGGCGTGAAGTTGCTGCCCCGCGAGGTCGCCTACGGCAAGATGGCGAACATGGTGCAGGCGGCTCGCAACGTCGAGGCGGATCTCGACGCGGGTGAGATCGACGTGGAACGCGGTGCGCCGACGCCAGCAGACGACTGA
- a CDS encoding 5-methyltetrahydropteroyltriglutamate--homocysteine methyltransferase, which yields MTEYVSTTPGLYPLPDWAKDDLSDLKGHQKHDLISGDEGEEITTAYEEAREEVIGVQQDAGLDRIVEGQLRWDDMLAHPLAVADAVETRGIVRYYDNNNFYREPVVQDDLEPTGDVADELETAAELADGDDLQAVLPGPYSLADLATDEHYGDEAEFLGAIAEFLEGEVDAFPAHETLFLLEPSLVESAPEDGRDERASEAIDRVASATDADVVVQPYWGALEEKVYAHLLDADIDAVGFDFVANQDDNLYNIQEYGAPDDIALGLADGQNTLVEDPEAIRDRTEWVEGQLGVTDFETVYLTTNTETFYLPYGKYVEKLEVLAEAADLAEVKAA from the coding sequence ATGACTGAGTACGTTTCGACCACGCCGGGGCTGTATCCGCTCCCGGACTGGGCGAAAGACGACCTTTCGGATCTGAAAGGGCACCAGAAACACGACCTCATCAGCGGCGATGAAGGCGAGGAAATTACGACGGCCTACGAGGAGGCTCGCGAGGAAGTGATCGGCGTCCAGCAGGATGCCGGTCTCGACCGCATCGTCGAAGGCCAGCTGCGCTGGGACGACATGCTCGCCCACCCGCTGGCGGTCGCCGACGCCGTCGAAACGCGCGGGATCGTCCGCTACTACGACAACAACAACTTCTACCGAGAGCCGGTCGTACAGGACGACCTCGAGCCCACCGGCGACGTCGCCGACGAACTCGAGACGGCAGCCGAACTGGCCGACGGTGACGATCTGCAGGCCGTCCTCCCCGGTCCGTACTCGCTCGCCGATCTCGCCACCGACGAACACTACGGCGACGAGGCGGAGTTCCTCGGCGCCATCGCGGAGTTCCTCGAGGGCGAGGTCGACGCCTTCCCCGCACACGAGACGCTGTTCCTGCTCGAGCCCTCGCTGGTCGAGAGTGCACCCGAGGACGGGCGGGACGAGCGAGCCAGCGAGGCGATCGATCGCGTCGCGAGCGCGACGGACGCCGACGTCGTCGTCCAGCCCTACTGGGGCGCGCTCGAGGAGAAGGTCTACGCGCACCTGCTCGACGCCGATATCGACGCGGTCGGCTTCGACTTCGTCGCAAACCAGGACGACAACCTCTACAACATTCAGGAGTACGGCGCACCCGACGACATCGCGCTGGGCCTGGCTGACGGCCAGAACACGCTCGTCGAGGACCCCGAAGCGATCCGCGACCGGACCGAGTGGGTCGAAGGCCAGCTCGGCGTCACCGACTTCGAGACGGTCTACCTGACGACGAACACGGAGACGTTCTACCTGCCCTACGGCAAGTACGTGGAGAAACTCGAGGTCCTTGCCGAAGCAGCGGACCTCGCGGAGGTGAAAGCAGCATGA
- a CDS encoding TrmB family transcriptional regulator: MDGDELVEILEDAGLSPYQADAFVTLLGLGSASATDIAQASDVPDPRIYDVLRGLEEKGYIETYEQDSLHARAHDPADVLADLRSRANRFETAADEIEDRWSRPDIEEHKVSIVKRLDTVLTRADELIRSATNQVQIGLTPPQFDDLSPALEEAHENGVDIKICLFPILSDESPVPSTDALSRACSEARYRDVPSPFVALVDRSWTCFSPHGGSTNEYGVIVNDRTHAYVFNWYFLTCLWDVHEVLYSARSDEPPMTYVDLRHCLRDIEPLLEDGRTIEATVEGFETETGREVSCRGTVTDITYAGVSASDGKTTPLNQLAGKASLTLTTEDGTYSVGGWGAMLEDYEATRITIEAVD; this comes from the coding sequence ATGGACGGTGACGAACTGGTCGAGATCCTCGAGGACGCGGGACTATCGCCGTATCAGGCGGACGCGTTCGTCACGTTGCTCGGGCTGGGATCGGCGTCGGCGACCGACATCGCGCAGGCCAGCGACGTCCCGGATCCGCGAATCTACGACGTCCTGCGGGGACTCGAGGAGAAGGGGTACATCGAGACCTACGAACAGGACAGCCTCCACGCCCGGGCGCACGATCCGGCCGACGTGCTGGCCGACCTCCGATCGCGAGCGAACCGCTTCGAGACGGCGGCGGACGAGATCGAGGATCGCTGGAGTCGCCCGGACATCGAGGAACACAAGGTGAGCATCGTCAAGCGGCTCGATACGGTCCTGACACGAGCCGACGAGCTGATTCGGTCCGCGACGAATCAGGTCCAGATCGGACTCACTCCCCCGCAGTTCGACGATCTCTCGCCGGCGCTGGAAGAGGCCCACGAGAACGGCGTCGACATCAAGATCTGTCTCTTTCCGATACTGAGCGACGAGTCCCCGGTTCCGTCGACGGACGCGCTTTCCCGGGCGTGTTCGGAGGCGCGGTACCGCGACGTTCCGTCGCCGTTCGTCGCACTCGTCGACCGATCCTGGACCTGTTTCTCCCCGCACGGTGGGTCGACCAACGAGTACGGCGTGATCGTCAACGATCGGACCCACGCCTACGTCTTCAACTGGTACTTCCTCACCTGTCTCTGGGACGTCCACGAGGTGCTGTACTCGGCGCGCAGTGACGAGCCGCCGATGACGTACGTCGACCTTCGGCACTGTCTCCGCGATATCGAACCACTGCTCGAGGACGGGCGAACGATCGAAGCGACCGTCGAGGGCTTCGAGACGGAGACGGGACGGGAAGTGTCGTGCCGCGGAACGGTCACCGATATCACCTATGCTGGCGTCTCTGCGAGCGATGGAAAGACGACGCCGCTCAACCAACTCGCCGGCAAAGCGTCGCTGACCCTTACCACCGAGGACGGAACGTACTCCGTCGGGGGCTGGGGAGCGATGCTCGAGGACTACGAAGCGACGCGGATCACGATCGAGGCGGTCGACTGA